The following are encoded in a window of Amycolatopsis solani genomic DNA:
- a CDS encoding DUF349 domain-containing protein — protein sequence MAQENTSTGTPAPHPVPHALHAGHAAPPVPPAEPTPATWGRIDDEGTVYVITAEGERAVGVWQAGTPDEGLVHYARRFDDVRTEVELLETRLVSGAGDPKHALSSATQIRDGLAESAVVGDLAALAARLEYVIGHAEKALASAKAEREEARAAAVARKQELADEAEKIAADSTQWKAAGDRLRSILDEWKTVKGVDRKTDDELWKRFSKAREAFNRRRGSHFAELDKQRASAKQRKEELIAEAEAISESEDWGETAGRYKDLMTEWKAAGRAPKDSDEALWQRFRAAQDKFFARRSSVFSERDAEFGANAARKEELLIEAEKIDAAANLEAAKGALRRIQEQWDEIGKVPRERIRELDGRLKAVQDAVKSAEDTRWRRTDPEAQARAAQFRERVAQFESQAEKARAAGDERRAKKADEQAAQWREWLQAAEAAVADR from the coding sequence ATGGCCCAGGAGAACACTTCCACCGGTACCCCGGCCCCGCACCCGGTGCCGCACGCGCTGCACGCCGGGCACGCCGCCCCGCCCGTGCCGCCCGCCGAGCCGACGCCCGCCACCTGGGGCCGGATCGACGACGAGGGGACCGTCTACGTCATCACCGCCGAGGGTGAGCGCGCGGTCGGCGTCTGGCAGGCCGGTACCCCCGACGAGGGCCTGGTGCACTACGCCCGCCGCTTCGACGACGTGCGCACCGAGGTCGAGCTGCTGGAGACCCGGCTGGTCTCCGGGGCCGGCGACCCGAAGCACGCGCTGTCGAGCGCCACCCAGATCCGGGACGGGCTGGCCGAGTCCGCCGTGGTCGGCGACCTGGCCGCGCTCGCCGCGCGGCTGGAGTACGTCATCGGGCACGCCGAGAAGGCGCTGGCCAGCGCGAAGGCGGAGCGCGAAGAGGCACGGGCCGCGGCGGTCGCACGCAAGCAGGAGCTGGCCGACGAGGCCGAGAAGATCGCCGCCGACTCCACCCAGTGGAAGGCGGCGGGCGACCGGCTGCGCTCGATCCTGGACGAGTGGAAGACGGTCAAGGGCGTCGACCGCAAGACCGACGACGAACTGTGGAAGCGCTTCTCCAAGGCCCGCGAGGCGTTCAACCGCCGTCGCGGCTCGCACTTCGCCGAGCTCGACAAGCAGCGCGCGTCGGCCAAGCAGCGCAAGGAAGAGCTCATCGCCGAGGCCGAGGCCATCAGCGAGTCCGAGGACTGGGGCGAGACCGCCGGCCGCTACAAGGACCTGATGACCGAGTGGAAGGCGGCCGGCCGGGCGCCGAAGGACAGCGACGAGGCGCTGTGGCAGCGCTTCCGCGCGGCGCAGGACAAGTTCTTCGCCCGCCGCTCCTCGGTGTTCTCCGAGCGCGACGCGGAGTTCGGCGCGAACGCCGCCCGCAAGGAAGAACTCCTGATCGAGGCCGAAAAGATCGACGCGGCGGCCAACCTGGAAGCGGCGAAGGGCGCGCTGCGCAGGATCCAGGAGCAGTGGGACGAGATCGGCAAGGTCCCGCGCGAGCGCATCCGCGAACTCGACGGCCGGCTGAAGGCGGTCCAGGACGCGGTGAAGTCGGCGGAGGACACCCGCTGGCGCCGCACGGACCCGGAGGCCCAGGCCCGCGCGGCGCAGTTCCGCGAGCGCGTGGCGCAGTTCGAGTCCCAGGCGGAGAAGGCGCGCGCCGCGGGCGACGAGCGCCGGGCGAAGAAGGCCGACGAGCAGGCCGCGCAGTGGCGCGAGTGGCTGCAGGCGGCGGAGGCCGCGGTCGCCGACCGCTGA
- a CDS encoding Rv2732c family membrane protein yields MTEPQGNGDLAELAAEIDEAGVHASRTVELGRRGFTIAVFSFVLLICLILPWVGDHAGWQVLAGEGGGIPQLFAATSTAVGILASALALVTRRWWLAWVCAAGGWFASVDGLLAIWSQQSSHASGAAGGGPGIGLIIAWLAMICLAVQWMRTAFSRV; encoded by the coding sequence GTGACCGAGCCCCAGGGCAACGGTGACCTGGCCGAACTGGCCGCCGAGATCGACGAAGCGGGCGTGCACGCGTCCCGCACGGTGGAGCTGGGCCGGCGCGGGTTCACCATCGCCGTGTTCTCGTTCGTGCTGCTGATCTGCCTGATCCTGCCGTGGGTCGGCGATCACGCGGGCTGGCAGGTGCTGGCCGGCGAGGGCGGCGGCATCCCGCAGCTGTTCGCGGCGACGTCGACCGCGGTCGGCATCCTCGCGTCGGCGCTCGCGCTGGTGACGCGCCGGTGGTGGCTGGCCTGGGTGTGCGCCGCCGGCGGCTGGTTCGCTTCGGTGGACGGGCTGCTGGCCATCTGGTCGCAGCAGTCGTCGCACGCCAGCGGAGCCGCGGGCGGCGGACCCGGGATCGGCCTGATCATCGCCTGGCTCGCGATGATCTGCCTCGCCGTGCAGTGGATGCGCACGGCGTTCTCGCGCGTCTAG
- the miaB gene encoding tRNA (N6-isopentenyl adenosine(37)-C2)-methylthiotransferase MiaB, producing the protein MTETQAPRAYQIRTFGCQMNVHDSERLAGQLEDAGYTPVADGAKPDLIVFNTCAVRENADNKLYGTLGHLRPDKVANPDLQIAVGGCLAQKDRGEIVKRAPWVDVVFGTHNIGSLPTLLERARHNAEAEVEILESLETFPSTLPARRESSYASWVSVSVGCNNTCTFCIVPALRGKERDRRPGEILAEVEALVAEGVLEVTLLGQNVNSYGVEFGDRFAFGKLLRAAGGIDGLERVRFTSPHPAAFTSDVIDAMAATPNVCHQLHMPLQSGSDRVLREMKRSYRSARFLKILDEVRAVMPDAAITTDIIVGFPGETEEDFQATLDVVEQARFSSAFTFQYSIRPGTPAATMPDQLPKAVVQERYERLVELQNAISWEENKKIVGRRVELLVAEGEGRKDAETHRMSGRARDGRLVHFTPAGAQVDRAVRPGDVVETVVTYGAPHHLVADGDLLSHRRTRAGDNAEAGLRPKTSGVTLGLPGFGAPAARPEPVSGCAL; encoded by the coding sequence ATGACCGAGACACAGGCACCCAGGGCGTACCAGATCCGCACCTTCGGCTGCCAGATGAACGTGCACGACTCCGAGCGGCTCGCCGGCCAGCTCGAAGACGCCGGGTACACGCCCGTCGCCGACGGCGCCAAGCCCGACCTGATCGTGTTCAACACCTGCGCCGTCCGGGAGAACGCGGACAACAAGCTGTACGGCACGCTCGGGCACCTGCGCCCGGACAAGGTCGCGAACCCGGACCTGCAGATCGCCGTCGGGGGGTGCCTGGCGCAGAAGGACCGCGGGGAGATCGTCAAGCGTGCGCCCTGGGTCGACGTCGTCTTCGGCACGCACAACATCGGGTCGCTCCCCACGCTGCTCGAGCGCGCGCGGCACAACGCCGAGGCCGAGGTCGAGATTCTCGAGTCGCTCGAGACCTTCCCCTCCACGCTGCCCGCGCGCCGCGAATCGTCCTACGCGAGCTGGGTGTCCGTTTCGGTCGGGTGCAACAACACCTGCACCTTCTGCATCGTGCCCGCGCTGCGCGGCAAGGAGCGCGACCGGCGGCCCGGCGAGATCCTGGCCGAGGTCGAGGCGCTCGTCGCCGAGGGCGTGCTCGAAGTCACCCTGCTCGGCCAGAACGTCAACTCCTACGGCGTCGAGTTCGGCGACCGGTTCGCCTTCGGGAAGCTGCTGCGCGCGGCCGGCGGCATCGACGGGCTGGAGCGCGTGCGGTTCACCTCGCCGCACCCCGCCGCGTTCACCTCGGACGTGATCGACGCCATGGCCGCCACCCCTAACGTCTGCCACCAGCTGCACATGCCGCTGCAGTCCGGGTCGGACCGGGTGCTGCGCGAGATGAAGCGGTCCTACCGCTCCGCGCGTTTCCTGAAGATCCTCGACGAGGTCCGCGCGGTTATGCCGGACGCCGCGATCACCACCGACATCATCGTCGGCTTCCCCGGGGAGACCGAGGAGGACTTTCAGGCCACGCTGGACGTCGTCGAGCAGGCGCGCTTCTCCAGCGCCTTCACCTTCCAGTACTCGATCCGCCCCGGCACGCCGGCCGCGACGATGCCGGACCAGCTGCCCAAGGCGGTCGTGCAGGAGCGCTACGAGCGCCTGGTCGAGCTGCAGAACGCGATCTCCTGGGAAGAGAACAAGAAGATCGTGGGCCGCCGGGTCGAGCTGCTCGTCGCCGAGGGCGAGGGGCGCAAGGACGCCGAGACGCACCGGATGAGCGGCCGCGCCCGCGACGGCAGGCTGGTGCACTTCACGCCGGCCGGCGCGCAGGTGGACCGCGCGGTGCGCCCCGGTGACGTCGTCGAGACGGTCGTCACCTACGGCGCGCCGCACCACCTGGTCGCGGACGGCGACCTGCTGTCCCACCGGCGGACGCGGGCCGGCGACAACGCGGAGGCCGGGCTGCGGCCGAAGACGAGCGGTGTCACGCTGGGTCTGCCGGGCTTCGGTGCTCCGGCCGCCCGGCCCGAACCGGTGAGTGGGTGTGCGCTGTGA
- a CDS encoding radical SAM protein codes for MATTSPGTGTAAAAHSNETAFVFVPNLCNAACAFCYVRPSLSREAHASKLVLRRARAAAEALAGLGFREVRFTGGEPTIFANLPEIIEPFLEFDLQYRVLTNAIDVEAQLPFFSRHPPERFTISVHDTADPSSTFGVSMSREQWAENRRKLVSISEVEATFVLADAAHEESIVHHAIGELANDGIRHIKLILENSHQQNSQIFSKVANNLRKEWNDTFETFRFTATEAVTCKLPDRAFPSIELGRGAVYACCVQVGDRHLPSGHFSRFATDVDAARKAIDSVITSARSYRTSFLPCSEGSRFCPIALDQRRDN; via the coding sequence ATGGCAACGACATCACCCGGCACCGGAACCGCTGCCGCCGCGCACAGCAATGAGACAGCCTTTGTCTTTGTTCCCAACCTGTGCAACGCGGCTTGCGCGTTTTGCTACGTTCGCCCCAGCCTTTCGCGGGAAGCTCACGCAAGCAAGCTCGTGCTGCGCAGAGCCCGCGCCGCGGCCGAAGCCCTGGCCGGACTCGGCTTCCGGGAGGTCAGATTCACCGGAGGAGAACCGACAATCTTTGCAAATCTACCGGAAATTATCGAACCATTTCTCGAATTTGATTTGCAGTACCGTGTCCTCACCAACGCCATAGACGTCGAAGCGCAACTTCCTTTTTTTAGTCGCCACCCTCCGGAACGATTCACCATCAGTGTGCACGACACAGCCGACCCGTCGTCCACTTTTGGCGTTTCCATGAGTCGCGAACAGTGGGCCGAAAATCGACGCAAGCTCGTGTCCATATCAGAGGTTGAGGCAACATTTGTACTTGCGGATGCCGCACACGAAGAATCAATCGTGCACCACGCCATAGGCGAGCTCGCGAACGATGGCATCCGCCATATCAAGCTAATCCTGGAGAACTCTCACCAACAAAATTCGCAAATCTTTTCAAAGGTGGCGAACAACCTAAGGAAAGAATGGAACGACACTTTTGAGACGTTCCGCTTCACTGCAACAGAAGCAGTCACTTGCAAGCTCCCAGACAGGGCATTCCCCTCTATCGAACTTGGACGTGGAGCAGTCTATGCGTGTTGCGTACAGGTAGGCGATCGCCATCTGCCAAGCGGCCATTTTTCGAGATTTGCCACCGACGTCGACGCCGCCCGCAAGGCCATCGACAGCGTCATAACCTCAGCAAGGAGCTACCGCACCTCTTTCTTGCCATGCTCCGAAGGAAGTCGATTCTGCCCGATTGCTTTGGACCAGCGAAGGGATAACTGA
- a CDS encoding fatty acyl-AMP ligase, whose protein sequence is MTFADLLHARAQGPAAARTVFTALDADGSPAAELTAAELDLAARTLAARLRTVAEPGDRVLLPALPELGFPVAFFACSYARLVAVPTPPIRFGRSGADRYTRLVAICQDCAPAAVVVPEGQARVVAAAWADHPELAALQVVPVAGPVDREPAAVAAQRVDAEPAALPGAAAGPGGPELAAAAAQRVEAEPAALQAGAAAGPGGSEPVAAAVQRVEAGPAALPGAAAGPGGPGPVAAAVQRVEAGPAVLQAGAAAGPGGSEPVAAAAQHCEPMPGPDPAGPEELALLQYTSGSTTQPRGVMLSHRALLANQEMLRRHFAVEPGNTLVSWLPTYHDMGLCLGILQPLYSGAQAVVMAPETFVMRPERWLRALSGRPGAMTAAPDTAYAWCTRRTREAAKTGLDLSGWRVAITGAEPIRPETLRGFQSAFGGCGLPATAATPAYGLAEATLFVTSSPADAPPTVRSYARDALAAGRAEEAAGVELVSCGEPAPGVEIAIVDPATLHVLPPRRVGEIWVRSPANGTGYWGRPELSRETFDVRLKSHGRGWLRTGDLGFLDGPELFVTGRRKDVIVVNGANYHPQDFEVLATAAHPLFDGELAVACWTGERVTILVEAADRTDPGALTTAAAAAVRAVTAELPVDTEVVAVTRGRIPRTTSGKPRRHECARRFRDGEVPVLTRWPQRKRLPDTG, encoded by the coding sequence GTGACGTTCGCCGACCTGCTGCACGCCCGTGCCCAGGGCCCGGCGGCCGCCCGCACGGTGTTCACCGCCCTCGATGCGGACGGCTCACCGGCCGCTGAGCTGACGGCGGCGGAGCTGGACCTGGCGGCGAGGACGCTCGCGGCGCGGCTGCGTACGGTCGCCGAGCCCGGCGACCGGGTGCTGCTGCCCGCGCTGCCGGAGCTGGGGTTCCCGGTGGCGTTCTTCGCGTGCTCGTACGCCCGGCTGGTCGCCGTGCCGACGCCCCCGATCCGTTTCGGCCGATCCGGCGCGGACCGCTACACCCGGTTGGTCGCGATCTGCCAGGACTGCGCCCCGGCCGCGGTGGTGGTGCCTGAGGGGCAGGCCCGAGTGGTGGCCGCGGCTTGGGCGGACCACCCCGAACTGGCGGCACTGCAGGTGGTGCCGGTGGCCGGACCGGTCGACCGCGAGCCGGCGGCTGTCGCAGCCCAGCGTGTCGACGCCGAACCGGCGGCCCTGCCGGGTGCAGCAGCTGGGCCCGGCGGCCCCGAGCTGGCGGCTGCCGCAGCCCAGCGTGTCGAGGCCGAACCGGCGGCGCTGCAGGCGGGCGCGGCAGCCGGGCCCGGCGGCTCCGAGCCGGTGGCTGCCGCAGTCCAGCGTGTCGAGGCCGGACCGGCGGCCCTGCCGGGTGCGGCAGCCGGGCCCGGCGGCCCCGGGCCGGTGGCTGCCGCAGTCCAGCGTGTCGAGGCCGGACCGGCGGTCCTGCAGGCGGGTGCGGCAGCCGGGCCCGGCGGCTCCGAGCCGGTGGCTGCCGCAGCCCAGCATTGCGAGCCAATGCCGGGCCCGGACCCGGCCGGTCCGGAGGAACTCGCGCTGCTGCAGTACACCTCGGGCTCCACCACTCAGCCCCGCGGCGTCATGCTGAGCCACCGCGCGCTGCTCGCCAACCAAGAAATGCTGCGCCGCCACTTCGCGGTCGAGCCGGGCAACACCCTCGTCAGCTGGCTGCCCACCTACCACGACATGGGCCTGTGCCTGGGCATCCTCCAGCCGCTGTACTCCGGCGCCCAAGCCGTGGTGATGGCACCCGAGACGTTCGTCATGCGCCCGGAACGCTGGTTGCGAGCGCTCTCGGGCCGGCCCGGCGCGATGACCGCGGCGCCCGACACCGCGTACGCCTGGTGCACCCGCCGCACGCGCGAGGCCGCGAAGACCGGGCTGGACCTGTCCGGCTGGCGCGTCGCGATCACCGGCGCCGAACCGATCCGCCCGGAGACCCTGCGCGGCTTCCAGTCCGCGTTCGGCGGCTGCGGTCTGCCGGCCACGGCCGCGACACCGGCCTACGGCCTCGCGGAAGCGACGCTCTTCGTCACGAGCAGTCCCGCCGACGCGCCACCGACGGTCCGCTCGTACGCCCGCGACGCGCTGGCGGCCGGCCGCGCCGAGGAGGCCGCCGGTGTGGAGCTGGTGAGCTGCGGCGAGCCCGCGCCGGGCGTCGAGATCGCGATCGTCGATCCGGCCACCCTCCACGTGCTGCCCCCGCGCCGGGTCGGCGAGATCTGGGTGCGGTCGCCCGCCAACGGCACCGGCTACTGGGGCCGCCCCGAGCTCAGCCGCGAGACCTTCGACGTCCGCCTGAAGAGCCACGGCCGCGGCTGGCTGCGCACCGGCGACCTGGGGTTCCTCGACGGGCCCGAGCTGTTCGTCACCGGCCGCCGCAAGGACGTGATCGTGGTCAACGGCGCCAACTACCACCCCCAGGACTTCGAAGTCCTGGCCACGGCGGCCCACCCGCTGTTCGACGGCGAACTGGCGGTGGCCTGCTGGACGGGGGAGCGGGTCACGATCCTGGTCGAGGCCGCCGACCGCACCGACCCCGGGGCGCTCACCACGGCGGCGGCCGCGGCGGTCCGCGCGGTGACCGCGGAACTGCCCGTCGACACCGAAGTCGTGGCGGTGACCCGCGGCCGCATCCCCCGCACGACGAGCGGCAAACCCCGCCGCCACGAATGCGCCCGCCGCTTCCGCGACGGCGAAGTACCCGTCTTGACCCGGTGGCCCCAGCGGAAACGCCTGCCGGACACGGGCTGA
- a CDS encoding methyltransferase family protein, which translates to MNAPVLLQVLANFACIGLLTLFFFKRDFSTTLRWWLTAVPHVACPLLLITAYFTGVAPLTPASWATPLALAAVVPSVASVALMFFAWGTHRTPLAHFHQRDDAPVRIVTHGAYRRIRHPFYSSYLLVYLAAVLLFPHVVTLALFGYVVLMFNVTAAGEERRLAGSRFGAEYRAYLTHTRRFLPRLGPR; encoded by the coding sequence ATGAACGCACCGGTACTGCTCCAGGTCCTGGCGAACTTCGCCTGCATCGGACTGCTGACCTTGTTCTTCTTCAAGCGGGACTTCTCCACCACCCTCCGCTGGTGGCTGACGGCGGTGCCGCACGTCGCCTGCCCGCTGCTGCTGATCACCGCGTACTTCACCGGCGTGGCCCCGCTGACTCCCGCGTCGTGGGCGACGCCGCTGGCGCTGGCCGCGGTCGTGCCGAGCGTCGCGTCGGTGGCGCTGATGTTCTTCGCCTGGGGCACACACCGCACGCCACTGGCCCACTTCCACCAGCGCGACGACGCCCCGGTGCGCATCGTCACCCACGGCGCGTACCGGCGGATCCGGCACCCGTTCTACTCGTCGTACCTGCTGGTCTACCTCGCGGCGGTGCTGCTGTTCCCGCACGTGGTCACCCTGGCGCTGTTCGGCTACGTGGTGCTGATGTTCAACGTGACCGCCGCGGGAGAGGAACGCCGCCTGGCCGGCTCGCGCTTCGGTGCGGAGTACCGGGCGTACCTCACCCACACCCGGCGGTTCCTGCCGAGGCTCGGCCCGCGGTGA